The following proteins come from a genomic window of Pyxidicoccus sp. MSG2:
- a CDS encoding HNH endonuclease signature motif containing protein — MIKVTRSAIPPTSLAARKSYAGDDVRDQLHADFLGKCYLCEGPIVRGSFEVEHRQPKGDGGGEFDWNNLFPACRTCNGARRRKHPPGGLLNPGEHHDLEQRIRQWMSKVGGQELPEFDTASPGDTQAENTARELQELHREKDQRSTDLCSAISRCLVEVRSKALEMYASYQQDGPNSVSYVQARAELRRMVSRKAPYTALVRYCVSDFPLVRVLFD, encoded by the coding sequence ATGATCAAAGTCACCCGCTCGGCAATCCCCCCTACAAGCCTTGCTGCGAGAAAGTCTTACGCTGGAGACGATGTGCGCGACCAACTCCATGCTGACTTCCTAGGAAAGTGCTACCTGTGCGAAGGGCCGATCGTCCGCGGCAGCTTCGAGGTCGAACATCGTCAGCCCAAGGGAGATGGTGGGGGAGAGTTCGATTGGAATAACCTCTTCCCCGCTTGTCGTACGTGCAATGGCGCTCGCCGACGCAAACATCCGCCTGGAGGGCTTCTAAATCCTGGCGAGCATCATGATCTTGAGCAACGAATTCGCCAGTGGATGTCAAAGGTCGGTGGGCAGGAACTGCCTGAGTTTGACACCGCCAGTCCAGGCGATACCCAGGCAGAAAACACCGCTCGTGAGTTGCAAGAACTTCACCGCGAGAAAGATCAACGATCGACCGATCTCTGCAGCGCTATTTCACGCTGTCTCGTTGAGGTTCGCAGCAAGGCACTTGAGATGTACGCCTCCTATCAGCAGGACGGGCCCAACAGTGTGTCATACGTCCAGGCACGCGCCGAACTGCGCAGAATGGTTTCAAGAAAGGCCCCCTACACAGCGCTTGTTCGCTATTGCGTTAGTGATTTCCCGTTGGTGAGAGTTCTCTTTGACTGA
- a CDS encoding NfeD family protein encodes MDLTPTAWQLWMVAALVCGALEIKLSGFVMLWFSLGALASSLAASLGLGINFQLFLFTAVSAGLFAASRTIFKNVFMRTASHLKTGVEAMLGQEAVVVETLGEPHGGTVRINGELWTARSLSGLVAEGERVTVEQVEGLKLWVRRPSAALSVPVAEHKKERA; translated from the coding sequence ATGGACCTCACCCCCACTGCCTGGCAGCTCTGGATGGTCGCGGCGCTGGTCTGCGGAGCGCTCGAAATCAAGCTCTCCGGCTTCGTGATGCTCTGGTTCTCCCTGGGGGCGCTGGCCTCCTCGCTCGCCGCGTCGCTCGGTCTGGGCATCAACTTCCAGCTCTTCCTCTTCACCGCCGTCTCCGCCGGCCTCTTCGCCGCCTCGCGCACCATCTTCAAAAACGTTTTCATGCGCACCGCCTCGCATTTGAAGACAGGCGTCGAGGCGATGCTCGGCCAGGAGGCGGTGGTGGTGGAGACGCTCGGCGAGCCCCATGGGGGCACCGTGCGCATCAACGGCGAGCTGTGGACGGCGCGCTCCCTGTCGGGGCTCGTGGCCGAGGGCGAGCGCGTCACCGTGGAGCAGGTGGAAGGTCTCAAGCTTTGGGTGCGCCGCCCTTCGGCGGCGCTGTCGGTTCCCGTCGCGGAACACAAGAAGGAGAGGGCCTAG
- a CDS encoding alpha/beta fold hydrolase: protein MPFLSIRGAKLYYEDSGGPGEPVLFSHGLLWDSHLFSRQVEALKGRYRCICYDHRGQGRSEAPEDGKPIDLRTVYEDAVSVIQALRLAPCHFVGLSMGGFVGLRVAARHPELLSSLVLLDTSAGAELPSNLPRFRLLSTVTHWLGLGPVVDRVMHIYFGPTFMKDPARRAEREALRRQLARNPRAVWRAMDGVIHRRSVEGELHRITTPTLILVGEEDAVTLPEMADRLHERISGSQLLRLPHGGHMSNLEQPEAVNAAISSFLDEVSGAQLQAV from the coding sequence ATGCCGTTCCTGTCCATTCGTGGCGCGAAGCTCTACTACGAGGACTCTGGAGGGCCCGGTGAGCCGGTGCTGTTCAGCCACGGGCTGCTGTGGGACTCGCACCTGTTCTCGCGGCAGGTGGAGGCGCTGAAGGGCCGCTACCGGTGCATCTGCTACGACCACCGGGGGCAGGGCCGCAGCGAGGCGCCCGAGGACGGCAAGCCCATCGATTTGAGGACGGTGTACGAGGACGCGGTGTCCGTCATCCAGGCGCTGCGGCTGGCGCCGTGCCACTTCGTGGGCCTGTCGATGGGCGGCTTCGTGGGGCTGCGCGTGGCGGCACGCCACCCGGAGCTCTTGAGCTCGCTGGTGCTGCTGGACACGTCCGCCGGGGCAGAGCTGCCGAGCAACCTGCCGCGCTTCCGCCTGCTCTCCACGGTGACGCACTGGTTGGGCCTGGGGCCGGTGGTGGACCGCGTCATGCACATCTACTTCGGGCCCACCTTCATGAAGGACCCGGCGCGGCGAGCGGAGCGGGAAGCGCTGCGCCGGCAGCTCGCCAGGAACCCGCGCGCGGTGTGGCGGGCGATGGACGGCGTCATCCACCGGCGCAGCGTGGAGGGCGAGTTGCACCGCATCACCACACCGACGCTGATCCTCGTGGGCGAGGAGGACGCGGTGACGCTGCCGGAGATGGCGGACCGGCTGCATGAGCGCATCTCCGGCTCGCAGCTCCTGCGGCTGCCTCACGGCGGGCACATGAGCAACCTGGAGCAGCCGGAGGCGGTGAACGCCGCCATCTCCTCGTTCCTGGATGAGGTGTCCGGGGCGCAGCTCCAGGCGGTGTGA
- a CDS encoding error-prone DNA polymerase → MDYAELVCRSNFSFLRGASHPEELVATAARLGVRALALTDADGLYGVVKAHLAAKEHGLKLILGAELTLEDAPPVVVYAADAGGYANLCSLVSQSRMTHPKGEAGLPWRALADRSAGLLALLPEPAPVERVAALAEAFPERFHVGLCRTLSAGDQAREARVDALARELGVPVVVHNDVHTHHRRRQPLQDVLVAIRHGTTVDKTGTRMLPNAERTLKGPHEMGRLFADWPEALERSIELASRCHASLDDLHYRFPEEDLPEGRTANAHLRALTYEGLVVRYPGGVPPEVVKQIEHELKLIAALDFAGYFLALWDIVGFARRRGILCQGRGSAANSAVCYALQITAIDPVRMGLLFERFLSMERKEPPDIDVDFEHERREEVLQYVYEKHGRQRAGMVCEVICYRGRLALRETGKALGLSLDQVDKLSKVAAANGFQVTPEVLLEAGLSAFDSRVQKTLSLAMEMEGFPRHLSIHVGGFVITREPLTELVPVENAAMPGRTVIQWEKDDINSIGLLKVDLLALGMLTALSKCLALIREHHGRELSLATIPSEDPKVYDMLCEADTVGVFQIESRAQMNMLPRLRPRTFYDLVVEIALIRPGPIVGNMVHPFLRRRNGIEQVQYPSEAVKEILGKTLGVPLFQEQAMKLAMVAAGFTAGEADGLRRVLSHKRAESMLLQYRGRFVEGCISRGYARGQAEEWFDNFRGFAHYGFPESHSASFALIAYASSWLKCHYPAAFTASLLNSQPMGFYAPHTLVADAQRHGVEVREVDVQRSQWDCTLEEGGKALRLGLRMVRGLGESAGRRVESAKGEGFRDVGELARRARIPRHELTRLALAGALASLCGSRRKALWEIQALGPLDSDDLFFGMSMDGTEVELPSMSLYERVVADYDTVGLSLEKHPLELLRPTLKKLGAVTAEGLKKVRSGQKVAVGGMLICRQRPPTAKGICFISLEDETGIANLIVPPDVYEACRKQIHGALFIVGQGVLERSGKVTNVKTKFVTSLSQ, encoded by the coding sequence GTGGACTACGCCGAGCTCGTCTGCCGCTCCAACTTCTCGTTCCTGCGCGGCGCCTCGCATCCGGAGGAGCTGGTGGCCACGGCCGCGAGGCTCGGGGTGCGCGCGCTGGCGCTGACGGACGCGGACGGGCTGTACGGGGTGGTGAAGGCGCACCTGGCGGCGAAGGAGCACGGCCTGAAGCTCATCCTCGGGGCCGAGCTGACGCTGGAGGACGCCCCGCCGGTGGTGGTGTACGCGGCGGACGCGGGCGGGTACGCGAACCTGTGCAGCCTGGTGTCGCAGAGCCGGATGACGCACCCGAAGGGGGAGGCGGGGCTGCCGTGGCGGGCGCTGGCGGACCGCTCCGCGGGGCTGCTCGCGCTGCTGCCGGAGCCGGCCCCGGTGGAGCGGGTGGCGGCGCTGGCGGAGGCCTTCCCGGAGCGCTTCCACGTGGGCCTCTGCCGGACGCTGTCGGCGGGAGACCAGGCGCGCGAGGCCCGGGTGGACGCGCTGGCGCGAGAACTGGGCGTGCCCGTGGTGGTGCACAACGACGTGCACACGCACCACCGCCGGCGGCAGCCCTTGCAGGACGTGCTGGTGGCGATCCGCCACGGGACGACGGTGGACAAGACGGGGACGCGGATGTTGCCCAACGCGGAGCGGACGCTGAAGGGGCCGCACGAGATGGGGCGGCTGTTCGCGGACTGGCCGGAGGCGCTGGAGCGGTCCATCGAGCTGGCGTCGCGGTGTCACGCCTCGCTGGATGATTTGCACTACCGCTTCCCGGAGGAGGACCTGCCGGAGGGGCGCACTGCGAACGCGCACCTGCGGGCGCTGACGTACGAAGGGCTCGTGGTGCGCTATCCGGGGGGCGTGCCGCCGGAGGTGGTGAAACAGATTGAGCATGAATTGAAGCTCATCGCCGCGCTGGACTTCGCGGGGTACTTCCTGGCGCTGTGGGACATCGTGGGGTTTGCGCGGAGGCGGGGGATTCTGTGCCAGGGGCGCGGGAGCGCGGCGAACTCGGCGGTCTGCTACGCGTTGCAGATTACTGCGATTGACCCGGTGCGGATGGGGCTGCTGTTCGAGCGCTTCCTGAGCATGGAGCGCAAGGAACCGCCGGACATCGACGTGGACTTCGAGCACGAGCGCCGCGAGGAGGTGCTCCAGTACGTCTACGAGAAGCACGGCCGGCAGCGGGCGGGCATGGTGTGCGAGGTCATCTGCTACCGGGGCCGGCTGGCGTTGAGGGAGACGGGCAAGGCGCTGGGGCTGTCCTTGGACCAGGTGGACAAGCTGTCGAAGGTGGCGGCGGCAAACGGGTTCCAGGTGACGCCGGAGGTGTTGCTGGAGGCGGGGTTGTCTGCCTTTGACAGCCGGGTGCAGAAGACGCTGTCCCTGGCGATGGAGATGGAAGGCTTCCCGAGACACCTGTCCATCCACGTGGGCGGGTTCGTGATTACGCGCGAACCGCTGACGGAATTGGTGCCGGTGGAGAACGCGGCGATGCCGGGCCGCACGGTCATCCAGTGGGAGAAGGATGACATCAACTCGATTGGCCTGCTGAAGGTGGACCTGCTGGCGCTGGGGATGCTGACGGCGCTGTCGAAGTGCCTCGCGCTGATTCGGGAGCACCACGGGAGGGAGTTGTCGTTGGCGACGATTCCGTCGGAGGACCCGAAGGTCTACGACATGCTGTGCGAGGCGGACACGGTGGGGGTGTTCCAGATCGAGAGCCGCGCGCAGATGAACATGCTGCCGAGGCTGCGGCCGAGGACGTTCTACGACCTGGTGGTGGAGATTGCCCTCATCCGCCCGGGGCCGATTGTCGGGAACATGGTGCACCCGTTCCTGAGGCGGAGGAACGGAATCGAGCAGGTGCAGTACCCGAGCGAGGCGGTGAAGGAGATTCTCGGGAAGACGCTGGGGGTGCCGCTCTTCCAGGAGCAGGCGATGAAGCTGGCGATGGTGGCGGCGGGCTTCACGGCGGGGGAGGCGGACGGGCTGCGGCGGGTGCTGAGCCACAAGCGGGCGGAGTCGATGTTGTTGCAGTACCGGGGGAGGTTCGTGGAGGGCTGTATCTCCCGAGGGTATGCGCGAGGGCAGGCGGAGGAGTGGTTCGACAACTTCCGCGGCTTCGCGCACTACGGGTTCCCGGAGAGCCACTCCGCGAGCTTCGCGCTGATTGCGTACGCGTCGAGCTGGCTGAAGTGCCACTACCCGGCGGCCTTCACGGCGTCGTTGCTGAACTCACAGCCGATGGGGTTCTACGCGCCGCATACGTTGGTGGCGGATGCGCAGCGGCACGGGGTGGAGGTGCGGGAGGTGGATGTGCAGCGCTCGCAGTGGGACTGCACGCTGGAAGAGGGCGGGAAGGCGCTGCGGCTGGGGCTGCGGATGGTGAGGGGGCTAGGAGAGTCCGCGGGGCGCCGGGTGGAGTCGGCGAAGGGGGAGGGCTTCCGCGACGTGGGAGAGCTGGCGAGGCGGGCGCGGATTCCCCGGCACGAGCTGACGCGGCTGGCGTTGGCGGGAGCGCTGGCGAGCCTGTGTGGCTCGAGGCGCAAGGCGCTGTGGGAGATACAGGCGCTGGGACCGCTGGATTCTGATGACCTGTTCTTCGGGATGTCGATGGACGGCACGGAGGTGGAGCTGCCGTCGATGAGCCTCTACGAGCGCGTGGTGGCGGACTACGACACGGTGGGGCTGTCGCTGGAGAAGCACCCGCTGGAGTTGCTGCGGCCCACGCTGAAGAAGCTGGGCGCGGTGACGGCGGAGGGGCTTAAGAAGGTGCGCTCGGGACAGAAGGTGGCGGTGGGCGGGATGCTCATCTGCCGGCAGCGGCCGCCCACGGCGAAGGGCATCTGCTTCATCTCGCTGGAGGACGAGACGGGCATCGCGAACCTCATCGTGCCTCCGGACGTGTACGAGGCGTGCCGGAAGCAGATCCACGGCGCCCTGTTCATCGTGGGGCAGGGCGTGCTGGAGCGTTCTGGGAAGGTGACGAACGTGAAGACGAAGTTCGTCACCTCACTGAGTCAATGA
- a CDS encoding NAD-dependent epimerase/dehydratase family protein, with amino-acid sequence MRVLVTGAAGFIGHHVSARLLARGDAVIGVDNLDPSGDVPLKQARLARLQGLPGAERFTFHAVDVTDGPALRAMFEREHPERVVHLAARVGVRAAGAASRGYLDTNVTGFLHVLELARGVEHLVYASSSSVYGSGTPAPFREDAAADRPLSVYAATKRTDELLAHTAGHLHGLPTTGLRFFTVYGPWGRPDMAPMLFLKALREGRTIDLYGDGRMRRDFTHVDDVAEAVVRVLDRPPSGAPPYRLLNVGRGEPVALRDFLALLERHLGTRARLNPLPAQPGELDATWADSSALERETGFRPRVSVEEGVARLVEWYLQHSAA; translated from the coding sequence ATGCGGGTCCTCGTCACCGGAGCGGCGGGTTTCATCGGCCACCACGTCAGCGCACGGCTGCTCGCGCGGGGGGACGCCGTCATCGGCGTGGACAACCTGGACCCGTCCGGTGACGTGCCCCTCAAGCAGGCACGCCTGGCGCGGCTCCAGGGCCTGCCGGGCGCCGAGCGCTTCACCTTCCACGCGGTGGATGTGACGGACGGGCCGGCGCTGCGGGCAATGTTCGAGCGCGAACACCCGGAGCGCGTGGTGCACCTGGCGGCGCGCGTGGGCGTGCGGGCGGCGGGTGCTGCCTCGCGCGGTTACCTGGATACAAATGTTACCGGATTTCTCCACGTCCTGGAGCTCGCCCGGGGCGTGGAGCACCTGGTGTACGCGTCCTCCAGCTCCGTCTACGGCTCGGGCACTCCTGCACCCTTCCGGGAGGACGCGGCGGCGGACCGGCCGCTGAGCGTCTACGCGGCCACCAAGCGCACGGACGAGCTCCTGGCCCACACGGCCGGCCACCTGCACGGGCTGCCCACCACGGGCCTGCGCTTCTTCACCGTGTACGGGCCGTGGGGCCGGCCGGACATGGCGCCCATGCTCTTCCTGAAGGCCCTGCGCGAGGGCCGCACCATCGACCTGTATGGCGACGGCCGGATGCGGCGCGACTTCACGCACGTGGACGACGTGGCGGAGGCCGTGGTGCGCGTGTTGGACAGGCCGCCCTCCGGGGCTCCGCCGTACCGGCTCCTCAACGTGGGCCGGGGCGAGCCGGTGGCACTGCGGGACTTCCTGGCCCTGCTGGAGAGGCACCTGGGCACGCGGGCGAGGCTCAACCCGCTGCCGGCCCAGCCGGGAGAGCTGGACGCCACGTGGGCGGACTCCTCGGCGCTGGAGCGCGAGACGGGCTTCCGCCCCCGGGTGTCCGTGGAGGAGGGCGTGGCGCGGCTGGTGGAGTGGTACCTCCAACACTCCGCCGCCTGA
- a CDS encoding SPFH domain-containing protein, whose product MDFVTVLLIIAAVAVGFALITGIRIVPQAKVMVVERLGKFHSVATSGLNILIPFLDSPRAIEMRVGNRVMRSNLVDLREQVMGFETVQVITHDNVNMEVGSVIYYQIVDPAKALYQVENLALAIEQLTMTNLRNVMGGLTLDQTLTSRETVNTKLRIVLDEATEKWGVKVTRVELREIEPPQAIKAAMAKQMTAERERRAEVTKAEGDKSAAILQAEGEKISRILRAEAERDAEVARAEGHKRAVMLEAEGKAEATRLVFEAIHQGRATPEVLALRYMETLQELGKGDNKMFIPYEATAALGAVSAIKDLFSETAPKRAPAQAAPATRAPSAAALSAQAIARGASVPEAATLVGTPAVPVRRTRPASESQDD is encoded by the coding sequence GTGGACTTCGTAACCGTGCTTCTCATCATCGCGGCGGTGGCGGTGGGCTTCGCCCTCATCACCGGCATCCGCATCGTCCCCCAGGCCAAGGTCATGGTGGTGGAGCGGCTGGGCAAGTTCCACAGCGTGGCCACCAGCGGCCTCAACATCCTGATTCCCTTCCTCGACAGCCCCCGGGCCATCGAGATGCGCGTGGGCAACCGCGTCATGCGCAGCAACCTGGTGGATCTGCGCGAGCAGGTCATGGGCTTCGAGACCGTGCAGGTCATCACCCATGACAACGTCAACATGGAGGTCGGCTCGGTCATCTACTACCAGATCGTCGACCCCGCGAAGGCGCTCTACCAGGTGGAGAACCTGGCGCTGGCGATTGAACAGCTCACGATGACGAACCTGCGCAACGTCATGGGCGGGCTGACGCTGGACCAGACGCTCACCAGCCGCGAGACGGTGAATACCAAGCTGCGCATCGTGCTGGACGAGGCCACCGAGAAGTGGGGCGTCAAGGTGACGCGCGTGGAGCTGCGGGAAATCGAGCCGCCCCAGGCCATCAAGGCCGCCATGGCCAAGCAGATGACGGCCGAGCGCGAGCGCCGCGCCGAGGTGACGAAGGCCGAGGGCGACAAGTCCGCCGCCATCCTCCAGGCCGAAGGCGAGAAGATTTCGCGCATCCTCCGCGCCGAGGCCGAGCGCGACGCCGAGGTGGCCCGCGCCGAGGGCCACAAGCGCGCCGTCATGCTGGAGGCCGAGGGCAAGGCCGAGGCCACCCGCCTCGTCTTCGAGGCCATCCACCAGGGCCGAGCCACCCCCGAGGTGCTCGCGCTGCGCTACATGGAGACCCTCCAGGAGCTGGGCAAGGGGGACAACAAGATGTTCATCCCCTACGAGGCCACCGCCGCCCTGGGCGCCGTCTCCGCCATCAAGGACCTCTTCAGTGAGACCGCCCCCAAGCGCGCGCCCGCCCAGGCCGCACCCGCCACCCGCGCTCCCTCCGCCGCCGCGCTGAGCGCCCAGGCCATTGCCCGCGGCGCCTCCGTCCCCGAGGCCGCCACGCTCGTCGGCACGCCCGCCGTCCCGGTGCGCCGCACGCGCCCGGCCTCCGAGTCCCAGGACGATTGA
- a CDS encoding sensor histidine kinase, with the protein MSIAPQPVQPSPEDESEPPARRQREERYRLAIQSVKDYAIFMLNPEGQVQTWNAGAEAIKGYTAEEIVGHSFSRFYTPEDVADGRPQRLLSVAARDGRVEDEGWRVRKDGTRFWADVVLTALRNESGKLLGFSKVTRDLTVRRGAEEALRQSEQRFRLLLQSVKDYAIFMLDPRGHVATWNTGATRIKGYLPEEIIGQHFSRFYLPEEVASGKCELELEVAVAEGRFEEEGWRLRKDGTRFWANVVLQPMWDLDGRLLGFAKVTRDLTDRRNAEAERLRLAQAQEAIRLRDEFLSIASHELKTPLSAILLQLQSLLHGSQSLEPKLRIKAERAYKGGERLTDLVETLLDVSRIATGKLALTPARFDLARSVGEVVDRFREQATKAGCELTLQLDESVTGEWDRLRVEQVVTNLLANALKYAAGTPVELAVRAEGDTAVLTVSDQGPGVPECERARIFGRFERAASIRHFGGMGLGLYVVQQIMEAHGGAVAIEGVAPHGARFIVTLPRAPRPAASEGKESAS; encoded by the coding sequence GTGAGCATCGCCCCACAGCCCGTCCAGCCATCCCCGGAGGATGAATCCGAGCCACCGGCGCGTCGCCAGCGTGAGGAGCGCTACCGGCTCGCCATCCAGAGTGTGAAGGACTACGCCATCTTCATGTTGAACCCGGAGGGACAGGTCCAGACCTGGAACGCGGGAGCCGAGGCCATCAAGGGCTACACGGCGGAGGAAATCGTCGGCCACTCCTTCTCCCGGTTCTACACCCCCGAGGACGTGGCGGACGGAAGGCCCCAGCGGCTCCTCTCCGTCGCCGCCCGGGACGGGCGGGTCGAGGACGAGGGCTGGCGGGTGCGCAAGGACGGCACGCGCTTCTGGGCCGACGTGGTGCTCACCGCGCTCCGGAACGAGTCCGGAAAGCTGCTCGGGTTCAGCAAGGTGACTCGCGACCTGACGGTGAGGCGTGGGGCGGAGGAAGCCCTTCGCCAGAGCGAGCAGCGCTTCCGGCTGCTCCTCCAGAGCGTGAAGGACTACGCCATCTTCATGCTGGACCCGCGGGGCCATGTGGCCACCTGGAACACGGGCGCCACGCGCATCAAGGGCTACTTGCCCGAGGAGATCATCGGCCAGCACTTCTCGCGGTTCTACCTGCCCGAGGAAGTGGCGAGCGGCAAATGCGAGCTGGAGCTCGAGGTCGCGGTCGCCGAGGGAAGGTTCGAGGAGGAGGGGTGGCGTCTTCGCAAGGACGGCACGCGCTTCTGGGCGAACGTCGTCCTCCAGCCGATGTGGGACCTCGACGGCAGGCTCCTCGGCTTCGCGAAGGTGACGCGCGACCTCACGGACCGGCGCAATGCGGAGGCGGAGCGCCTGCGGCTCGCCCAGGCCCAGGAGGCCATCCGCCTGCGCGACGAGTTCCTCTCCATCGCGTCCCACGAGCTGAAGACCCCGCTGAGCGCCATCCTGCTCCAGCTCCAGAGCCTGCTCCACGGGAGCCAGTCCCTGGAGCCGAAGCTCCGCATCAAGGCGGAGCGTGCGTACAAAGGCGGGGAGCGGCTGACCGACCTGGTGGAGACGTTGCTGGACGTGTCACGCATCGCCACCGGCAAGCTCGCCCTGACTCCCGCCCGGTTCGACCTGGCCCGGAGCGTGGGGGAGGTCGTGGATCGCTTCCGTGAGCAGGCCACCAAGGCAGGCTGCGAGCTGACCCTCCAGTTGGACGAGTCCGTCACGGGAGAGTGGGACCGGCTTCGCGTGGAACAGGTGGTCACCAACCTGCTGGCCAACGCCCTCAAGTATGCGGCGGGAACTCCCGTGGAGCTGGCGGTGCGCGCCGAGGGCGACACCGCGGTCCTCACGGTCTCCGACCAGGGCCCGGGAGTGCCGGAGTGCGAGCGGGCACGCATCTTCGGCCGCTTCGAGCGCGCGGCTTCGATACGCCACTTCGGTGGGATGGGGCTGGGGCTGTACGTCGTCCAGCAGATCATGGAGGCCCACGGCGGCGCCGTCGCCATCGAGGGGGTGGCGCCTCATGGGGCCAGGTTCATCGTCACCCTGCCACGCGCTCCCAGGCCGGCGGCGTCCGAGGGGAAGGAGAGCGCCTCGTGA
- a CDS encoding FHA domain-containing protein — MVSVKQLRPFAGAPLDAFMAASGPVALIQPPAALLQAAALGSASNRTVGMAHRARMEERLLAMLRDFDNLEVHFLQPTVDGEEFTVGRTDTCDLAVPDPSVSQHHATLRWNAERGGFTVRDAESMNGTWINGAPLAYRAQVPLHDGDTLAFGDAQFLYLRAETVYEHLRRASPRPPSP; from the coding sequence ATGGTGTCCGTGAAACAGCTCCGCCCCTTCGCCGGGGCCCCGCTGGACGCATTCATGGCCGCGTCCGGCCCGGTAGCCCTCATCCAGCCGCCCGCGGCGCTCCTGCAGGCCGCGGCCCTGGGAAGCGCCAGCAACCGCACCGTCGGCATGGCCCATCGCGCGCGCATGGAGGAGCGACTGCTCGCCATGCTCCGCGACTTCGACAACCTGGAGGTCCACTTCCTCCAGCCCACGGTGGACGGCGAGGAGTTCACCGTCGGCCGGACCGACACGTGCGACCTGGCGGTGCCGGACCCGTCCGTCTCCCAGCACCACGCCACCCTGCGGTGGAACGCAGAGCGTGGCGGCTTCACCGTGCGCGACGCGGAGTCCATGAACGGCACTTGGATCAACGGCGCGCCGCTGGCCTACCGCGCGCAGGTGCCACTGCATGACGGGGACACGCTGGCCTTCGGCGACGCCCAGTTCCTCTACCTGCGCGCGGAGACGGTCTACGAGCACCTGCGCCGGGCCAGTCCCCGGCCGCCCTCACCCTGA
- a CDS encoding ATP-binding cassette domain-containing protein gives MSSARAHRVSFAFSDAVPVLSEVDFHLPAGWTGLVGANGAGKSTLLRLLSGDLTPTEGHLQFEPPSPTVILCHQEVETLTPDITAFAESWDSLARRLHGQLGLDVTALERWPTLSPGERKRWQVGAALAAEPHVLLLDEPTNHLDVEARTWLISALRRFRGLGVVVSHDRSLLESLTTSTLRVHAGGARLWPGAYSAAQVHWEAEREAEVAAYQGARAEQRRAAHLLDQARREQQAVTANRHTRKRMKDKNDNDARSMGAKVVAGWAEDGAGKRVGVARRELERISDAMGEFTADKTVGRSVFVGYVRSPNPWLFTLDVPTVRAGDVELLGPVNLSVGREARVRVEGPNGAGKSTLVRALLEHARVPLERVLYLPQDVGAMEARATLDAVRALPPEERGRVLSLVAALGVDPERLLASEQPSPGEARKLLIARGLGQHAWALVLDEPTNHLDLPSIERLEAALREYPGALLLVTHDAAFARACTTESWRVEHGRVEVGTG, from the coding sequence ATGTCATCCGCTCGCGCGCACCGCGTGTCGTTCGCCTTTTCCGACGCCGTCCCCGTCCTCTCTGAAGTCGACTTCCACCTGCCCGCCGGCTGGACGGGGCTCGTCGGCGCCAATGGCGCTGGCAAGTCCACCCTCCTCCGCCTGCTGTCCGGTGACTTGACGCCCACCGAGGGGCACCTCCAGTTCGAGCCGCCCTCGCCCACCGTCATCCTCTGCCACCAGGAGGTGGAGACGCTGACGCCCGACATCACCGCGTTCGCCGAGTCGTGGGACTCGCTCGCGCGGAGGCTGCACGGGCAACTGGGTCTGGACGTCACCGCGCTGGAGCGCTGGCCCACGCTGTCCCCGGGCGAGCGCAAGCGGTGGCAGGTGGGCGCGGCCCTCGCCGCCGAGCCCCACGTGCTGCTGCTGGACGAGCCCACCAACCACCTCGACGTGGAGGCCCGCACGTGGCTCATCTCCGCGCTGCGGCGCTTCCGGGGCCTCGGCGTCGTCGTGTCACATGACCGCTCGCTGCTGGAGTCCCTCACCACGTCCACGCTGCGCGTCCATGCCGGCGGGGCGCGGTTGTGGCCCGGCGCGTACTCCGCCGCCCAGGTGCACTGGGAGGCCGAGCGTGAGGCAGAGGTGGCCGCGTATCAGGGAGCCCGCGCCGAGCAGCGGCGCGCGGCGCACCTGCTGGACCAGGCCCGGCGCGAGCAGCAGGCCGTCACCGCCAACCGCCATACCCGGAAGCGGATGAAGGACAAGAACGACAACGACGCGCGCTCCATGGGCGCGAAGGTGGTGGCCGGCTGGGCCGAGGACGGCGCGGGCAAGCGCGTGGGCGTGGCGCGCCGCGAGTTGGAGCGCATCAGTGACGCGATGGGGGAGTTCACCGCGGACAAGACGGTGGGCCGCTCCGTCTTCGTGGGCTACGTGCGCTCACCCAACCCGTGGCTCTTCACGCTCGACGTGCCGACCGTGCGCGCGGGGGACGTGGAGTTGCTCGGGCCGGTGAACCTCTCGGTGGGCCGCGAGGCGCGCGTGCGCGTCGAGGGCCCCAACGGCGCCGGAAAGAGCACCCTGGTGCGCGCGCTGCTGGAGCACGCCCGCGTGCCCCTGGAGCGCGTGCTGTACCTGCCCCAGGACGTCGGCGCCATGGAAGCCCGGGCCACGCTGGACGCAGTGCGCGCACTGCCGCCGGAGGAACGTGGGCGCGTGTTGTCCCTGGTGGCCGCGCTGGGGGTGGACCCCGAGCGGCTGCTCGCCTCGGAGCAGCCGTCACCCGGCGAGGCGCGCAAGCTGCTCATCGCGCGCGGCCTGGGACAGCACGCGTGGGCCCTGGTGCTGGACGAGCCCACCAACCACCTGGACCTGCCGTCCATCGAACGGCTGGAGGCGGCCCTGCGCGAGTACCCGGGCGCGCTGCTGCTCGTCACCCATGACGCCGCCTTCGCCCGCGCGTGCACCACGGAGTCCTGGCGGGTGGAGCATGGGCGGGTGGAGGTGGGCACGGGCTGA